Genomic DNA from Nilaparvata lugens isolate BPH unplaced genomic scaffold, ASM1435652v1 scaffold2551, whole genome shotgun sequence:
TTGTCTAATAAGaaacaatcatttttaaatattattggacGACCAGCATGAAATTAAATAAGTTCGCTTCATTTTgtcatattattgtttaaaataggTCCAAAACAAATAAGTTACCAGCCTTTTCACCACAAATATGAATAGGTTTTACCGATTGAATATAGTGATAGATTCAAGGACTTTCTACACTTTTCGAAATGAATTAATGTTTCAAAATACACATTGATGTGGAGCTTGTTTATttctgaattgaatagcatattcatattttttatcaatacagcgGTTTTTAAGTGAGGAAGTGATATTTGACGCggtgttttgtatgtaattcttaTGGGAAGCCGGCGTTTGCCAGCCGAGAGGTCGGAGTTTGACGTAGGCTCATGCCATCTCATCTGCGTATGTAAACGCGATTGAGGCAACCTGCTATACGCTATCCTTGGTTTACACTCACCATTCTATATAAAGACCGAGTGGCACATATATGTGTCACGAGTGAAAAAACCCTGAAATTTGAGAAACTTGAGGAATTTAACGACCCTCCAGAGAAATTGAAATTACTGTTGaggaaatattcatttcaactgGTGATATGACTTGGAATGTGTGGAGTATCCTGTATTACTTGACTGGTATATATGAAGTAAACCTAATTTTTTATTGGGAGGAGTTGATTAGTCATGTGGCACATATATGTGCCACTCAGGAGCGAATGTGCTATTCCTTTATAGTCGAATTTATGACATTTTTGGTTATGTAAATATGGatgttacttatttttattgtatgttaatttttatatgtCAGCAAGGTTAGCGTTTTAGGTCAAAACATACCTGTAGGTATGTAAATAAAACAGAAATTCAAGTACCCATTTTAAAATTGGCATAGGCtatttctttttagaaataaaaatattggataatattatttttatttttcttcgatttctattttcaagtattattcaaaagtagccctaaagaaaaaagactataGGTATGTTTTTTCCCAGTAATGCATTCACACTAACTCACTCAAAGTTGCAaccatattagtccagtcaatatagatatGAGAAAGAGGGCCTGCtagcaatttatattttatttctgattttcaTACCTATATTTTCttaaacatcaatgaaaattaataaacttgaactttcagcagtagaattataaaaacattttgggacatgttattcattatcaaaatttgggaataaaatagttttgggcaaagcctgctattctttccaaattatatttatatgatttgtgattgtatccacaaaaggataaataaattcagaaccaaccaatattttcatgataaataattgtCTTGTTCTatatagatacagagtggcccaaaaaccttgtataaaatggatattttcagagaatatttttttaatagttcaacaatactatgaagaatctatcctctaaatctcaaggatttatcttttaccgaatttcaaatgttctgtcccaaaaatttaaactttaggctctcatatctcaaaaagtaatgatcggaaaaaatgttttcctgagaataccttttcattttgatagcttgatgatatacaaaccgaaaaactttgaaaaatatcacaagtataaattttatttttagcctttgcacaaccttaaacCGACTCCAGCCGCGGTTCACACTTCTGCCAGTTCACTCATTCGTCAAACTTCTTGTAACATATCCAACATTAAAACTGTACCTTAGAAcaagaatcaataattctaaaatttgaaatttttagacAAGagcatttaaaaaattgaattattgtttcttgttctaaggaatttcttccttcttctagaGTGCAAATCTCTAAAGAAACAAACAATTTTGACTCATGACCTCAATATTTGGACtagttttcaatcaatattatattttttttatttactgtTAAGGGCAAATGCCTGTTTGTAATAGGTTAATTTAAATAGATGACTAAATATTCTTGTTGATATTTGTCCATGTTCATATAATTTCAAGTTAGTTTTGAGgagaaaattatgtttgtagGTAGGCCTAATGATCATAAttcatcattgaataataaattcaagtaAAGTAGGCTACCGtatattttagaatttaattataatataaagtatttcaatatttatagttttgagaagaaaattatgtttgtagGTAGGCCTAATgatcataattatcattgaataataaattcaagtaAAGTAGGCTACCGTATATTTtagaatttataatataaagtatTTCAATATTTAGAAAAAGCAATAAGGCTACACATAGGTAACTTAACAGCTTTTAAATTTTTTAGAAGTCCTAAGTGTAGACTAAGCTATATTCCTATTCTTTCTCATTCAgtatgaaattttcaaacttgcCTCATTTTTCAGCTATACTATCGCTATGACAACCCACAATAGCCACTGCCACTACCCTGCTCCAAGAACACAAGATAACTTCCGTTTTCATCCCCAAGCATTTAGCACTGTTTCCATGTCTAGCCATTTTCCCATTTTGTATTTGTGTTTCAGAAGGGTAAAACCGCGTTGTTATTTCATCTAgtgttcaatttttttaagTAGGCTATTAGTTTGAAATTAGACATAGAATAGTTTGTAGGTACAGTAGTATTAGAGTTTAAAGATATTCATAAGTTTAGGATTTTAGTTTAGGATAGTCAGTCGATAATCATCACTTTATTAGGCTACCATGTCGAAATCAGTTTTTGCTTCAAATAAAATACTGGTCCTGCAACaaataagagagaaaaaagCAGTCCTGTTCGGAAAATTCTCCGACGAGGTTTGTAAGGCCCAAAAGATAGATGCATGGAAGGAAATCCACAGTTTGGCATTAGGCATGGGAGTTGTGGGGCCTGATAAGCAATGGACCTACACAAGAGATGTTTTATGGCAAAATGCCAGAAAATCTACTATGGTGAGTGAACctctttaaataattttatttttctaagtATAATATACATATTTTCTACTAGCCTACATGTAGTcgtttttcacaatttaaaaTAGGTAGTTAGTCTGGAATTAAAtacttatattttcatttaatatatataaaagtaTACTTGAAAGGTAGAACATGAATAACGGTGAAAAATCCAATTGAGGCTATAAGAAGGCGACGAATTACAAAGATACCAATTCCAGGTTGGGCTGGAATGATGCACTACCACGTGAACGTTGCTTATAAGGTTCCAGTATATAATAATACGGTACCGAGTGAGtcatgtatgggaacccttcaataagttggagactgttgtagatataatactgtaactttcaggatacgGTACTCTACCTTTTGATATTTCAACCCCTTATAAGGAGGTGACTTAGGTGTTGTAAGTCGAATGAAGTGTTATTTTTCatagaaatgaggggttgtagaTCAAATATtctgaatgtaaacacccattgtgtgatacatcattttgaaggccttttaAAAAcgagattctaggcctacactccaacgttgcaatatcgtaggccggggccttgtattagaggtggctatacTAGTATGTCATAGAGTCTATTATGACCCAGTGCTTGAAAAATCATATGAGCTCCCCACTACACGGTCAAGTATTTGATCAAAGGTTATTGACAAATCATTTTCAGACATTCTATTTAATCCACCATCAAAGATAGGCTatgtgattaaatatttaacTGTGTGATGGGACTCTATGACACATTCAAAAATTGGAAATGATTAAGTTATGGATAATAATTCCAACAATATtaagaaaaatgttttattttcttcagaATATAAAATACAACATGAGATAAATATTGgaagattataaaaaaattgtaataattgttaCTTGTATTCTGAGATTGAGTACTTTTTTTCACAGAAAAAGGTCGACAATCAAAAAAAGACCGGGTCGGCAGGAGGGCCAGAATGGAAATTAAATACGCTTGATAATATCGTACTTGATATTATTGGGAGGGACAGCTCAGTGCTCACTGATTTGGGAGTAGCTGAAACCTGGAGTATTGAACAGGACCCTCCTGAGCAGGCTGAACACAGCTCATTTGAAGTTGAAGTGCCAGCTGACAATGTGGTTGCCCCAGCTGTACCTGAGGCTACAACAACTTCGGCCGCCACCGCCTCCACCTCATCCGCATCTTCAACACCCTTCACCGCCACCTCAACACGGGCCCGGGCCTCTTTGGTCGGCCGGAGCAGGCGCAGGCTGACCAGAATCAGCCCTCTGCAGAGAAGGAGGGGGTATTCCCCTCAGGATGTCGAAGATGCCAAAGATCGGAGGGTGTTCTTGCAGAACTCTTTGTTAGAACACCAAGTTCATcataaaaaacttcaaattttaaaaattgaagaggaattaAAGCTTCCACATAGCATATTTACGGACGAGTTGTTGACAGTAGAACATGAAGTTATTGATTCACAAGAAGACTTACAATAGTCCCTAGTTCTATTTCTCTTATTCGTTTTTATAATCTAACAATACAGATACATAGTTGATAACTCACTTGTGTTTTCTTTTACAGCATTTCTCTATATTCAACTTGATCAGAGACTTGAGCAAAAGATATGTCACCAtcaaatgatataatattttaaataagtcaTATCAATTTCGAAAAGCTAAAGTCAGTTATCACTTCTAAATCTTCATTCTTGTTGTGTACTTgacacaataattatattaatatttgacATAATTCTTACTTCAATTTGCTTATTATTATCTGTTACTTGACAGTACTGTAGTTTTAATAACGGGTTATTAGTGTGCTTAACGATTATAACACATATTTTAAGACACTCACATTTTTGCTTAATTCTCTGATCACTTATAGTATTAGAAACAATAAACTGTAGTACGGTAATTGATATCTATAACATTGGTGATATGATAGTGCACATTTCTGTCAGAGGTGACCTTGATAAAaatatactataaaatattcactaTCTTAGATTCATCCAGCTTGGTTAATCTATTTGATAACTTGTgtcaacattatattatttcaattgcaggAAAAACATGTTAAACATGAAAAACACAGCTTCACCAACTGTATAGTTTTATTGAGGTGATTAATGAATTAAATGTTGCCCACACcacattttcaattgtttttttttcgtgaaaaaatCAAACTATTATCATTCATCACCTTTAAAGAATTTTTGtgtctaatttatatttttattctagtATTTTGATTCTAGTAAGTATAGTGATTGGTAGGcctaagggccaagccacacaaaGCGGTGTTGAGATGAATCGatagggcaggaagctctctgattggctgattgagtTGGCATTAGCAGGCTGATAGAGaatcaaccaatcagagagcttccagTCCCCCAGTCTCTTCTAAAGAACGCCTCGTGTGGCCTAAAAcctgccgcaaagtagacccacgctaatccacgaaaagcaaccctcgtcatgggatgttttgtaaaccattgctgtggaattattcattataaatcagctgacaagtggattattcattgcatgtattattatcattacaaaGATGTatagagaagcctagcaatggtttacaaaacatcccacggtgTGGGTTGCTTTttgtggattagcgtgggtctactttgcggcgggcctaataGTTGGTAGGTTAGTATTAAATGAGGTCCTCACAAGTAAGCAAATAACATTTTGCAACATGTGAATTATCCTAGTGTGACTTGAAATAGTGCATGCACtagaaaatcacaaaatattgcaatattattttcaatagtttGCGTGGGTTTGGAAATATCAATTTCGAAGACTATTTTATAAGTGAAGGCATTTTATATTGCCTGAGCATGGAATAAACCAATGCAGCTGTTGATAGTAAATATTCAGGTAAGGCTACATTATTCCTAGAAATATTAAATGAGATTGGGCTAAGTATTTGAACTACAGcagttattcataataataaaaatatattaataaatataggttacatatttgctTTTATGAATCTGAGTCCAATTTAACGTTCATAATTGAATTGATAGTATAATTTAGAAGGATGATTGAGGCAATGAATTATCCATATTTAgaacaatatattttatcaaatagcatttccaaaataattaattaattccagTTGCCGATACCTTGCACCCACATTTTCATAATGTTCATCTATAGCATTACCATCTTCAATCTCAACTTCATCCTCATTTAAATTATTGACCTCCTCTCGTGCAATGTTGTACAATGCTGTGCAGCATTTGAAAATTTTCCCTGCATATATGGGTGAGACTCTAAGGTGATTCAGACAaggaaatttttcttttaaaataccCAGGGAATTTTCGACAAGTCGGCGTGTCTTTTTATGAGCTCTGTTGTAAGCAGCAGCTGCTCTATTGTCTTCAACATTACCTAAAAGTGGGGTCATCAACCATTCAAGAAGTGGATAACCTGAGTCACCTAGGATGACTGATTTTTGGATAGGCCGCCAGCCTCCTTCAAAGCGTTGAAATAATGTGCTGTTGCGTAGTACTCTGGCGTCATGCACACTCCCTGGCCATTTGGCACTAACGTAATAAAATTCTAGGTTGGGACCACAAACAACCATACAATTTATTGAGTGGTTGCCTTTTCTATCAACAAATGCTGGCTCATCTTCAGGGGGAGCATCAATAGGGATCAATGTCCCATCAATGCACCCTATGACTTGAGGAAACCCGGCCACATCATAAAACGCAGCACAGGAAGTCGCCACTTCCTGGGGAAAGTCTACAACTTTTGTAAATAATGTTACATTTACTGCCTCAACTACACTTCTAATAGATCTGCACACGCTCGCTTTGCTCACCCCATGAGCATCTGCAATGCAGTGGTATTGCCCTCCATTGCCTAGCCAATGGAGAGCAATACATAATTGCATTTTGCTGGAGAGTGCATATGAGCGACGAGTAGGGTGACTGATTATTGGCCCAATCTCATTCAATATTTCCTCTAATTTTAATGGACTCAATCTGAAGCGCTCATTGAATTCATAGATtgtatcaaaattgaaatttattctttctctgtaattctttctttttctcgcCACTTGAACTTGATCGTCTTCTTCAGAAGATGATGAAAACAGTAAGTCCATATTGATATGGAAGTCTTGATAACTTATTAACTTAATACAAAAGTctaaaaaacatgaaatttatttatacaaacaTAGAAAATGATcgattaaaaaaatagataataaaaacttagataatatataaatagatattgaataataaaagctTGAGaagttatatattattgtaggtatttgtatttgaaaaacAGTTAGTTAATGATTTATTTGTAAAAGAgatacagtaggcctatctaCATCGATCATTTTAGATAAATATTGGAATAAGTAACTTTCTATCATTATCTTGTCTATCTCTTTGATAGAGAGAGATTTATCTTTCTATAatggaattgaataataataaagcaaTTATTAATTGCTTATGGattgataataatagttatccgcggtaattatttgatgataataataataatattagcttatcttattatcaatttatttagatgGTGATaatgataaacataacctatataCCATCTAattactatttaaaaaaataaaattattttctgtCCACtttaatcacttgaaattaaaGTATATATAAGTACaagatattttgaaataataaaaatacttcaacaccctaaaaaactattttttaaacaaCTTGTAAATTCTCTACTGACGTTTTCACCTCAGTAAAAATTGTCTTGTTACGGACAAGtgttttttacaaaaaatgttggttacaatgaaaatctttgtgaaacagGCAAGaacacttgttcgtaacaagaaaaacacttgtaaacttgtaggaattcattgtaactacaagtttacaattctgcttttgtgaaacgctagtaatcagctgttctccaaaaccatggttggtaacaagacttgtaacgtacttgtacctttgtgaaatggggcccaggactgacggcacgcatgcgcacggtcaggaccatgcgttttacactgcgtacgaagaccatcgatcgagctcgtgcgcatccgttccatcggtcgactgacgcgttattgaagcaaatagaagctttctgagctgtactgatcagtagcccgatcgcaatataaccaatgtgctgaaaCCTttgcccgacaatcagctgatattgaatagaataatgaacgaattcaattaatagtgtcatattcgaattcagagcttttctatacatttcttcaatcatttctaaatttttattggaaaaatcatatattattaatattatctacatttatttaatCCGTAGCTTAAAatgactgcaagtattcccaatgatgatacaagctcgaaataactcatcaaaatttctgatggacattctgaggtagttaAAACATATATCTTCATCCCCAAGCAAaatgatgtatataatggtactaaattccctttgaaatgctctttgagTGAGCTTGACATCTACGTCTTTTGATGtttcgtttacgaagataataagctgcaattgaagccaggtcactcgatattattattattagctgcaattaaacaatctgtaaaggcgtccattttgtgagtcagaaatTATTGTGAGCTTTTTTTGCAAAGTAatagatgatttatcattatcattaaattTCTTGAGCAATACGGTACTAGACGAAGTAAACCAAGAATTAAACTTCTTGAGCAATTCAAGACGAAGTAAACCCAATATTTTGTTGACTAAGGATACTTGACTGTTAATTATGAGTATAACAGATTTAACTtacaagaaataaaatgaatgtagCATCATAATAGTGGTACCGTATACAATAATCAAGGATGTGCACCACGCTTTTCGATTCTTTTTACTGGTACATTTTCAATTACGAATAGTTTACtatcaatttatgtagatttgactaatttaaagaaaaaacttttatcatttttactttttgatATATTGAGTTCAAAAGTCCAAAAGTTCAAATCTTGGGGCAGATCTATTACATGAATGAtagcaaattaattcaattttgaggaTGGATATCCTCCAATATTTGAACTTTTGAacgaaaaaatgataaaaattgtttttccttAGAAATATGATCTTTCTAAGTATCTTGAtagaattcaaatcaaaataccTGCGAAATGAAACCAATAATAAGTTTCCAAAAGCGGAGCCTTAAATGATTAGAAATGAGTGCTTATTCCTCCTCAAACTAATCAAGAAGTGATAACTAAACGAATTTGAATTACTGAATGCTTTGAACTTAATATTAcagtttcaaagttatttattctaatcatttcaatgcttaATACTATAATGGCAAGAGTATAAACCAATACATATTCCAGCTAATTTGCTTTTGAACCCTTCCAATGAAGGTAAcgcattgggccatatgaataaagttgagcatttgcttcattttctatgaataaaatatatatcatgctcatcaaaaaaaatagtttgagcatttgctcaacttttgaagcaaatgcttaaaaaaaggtgagtctagtctagagcatcttatcaccttttgctcatagtaaaatggttcaactaattcgtatgaggaagaggaaactataccagatacgatcacaaccaatagttgagaactataaaactctttttagattcaaccatgatatatatcaccattatccctacaaaagataGCTTCAAAAAAGAGTGTTctctgttataaagatagccatcacaaaataggaaataggcatttaagaagatgagagtctTCAACCACAGAGAAGAAAccattccttctactttgtgactcaactaacctaaaactattcataaatacaaaacagagcagacgacgcaaacacaagcggtgccctctacttgcatatttagcgatTTAGcgatttagcgcttc
This window encodes:
- the LOC111045589 gene encoding uncharacterized protein LOC111045589 isoform X2, whose product is MSKSVFASNKILVLQQIREKKAVLFGKFSDEVCKAQKIDAWKEIHSLALGMGVVGPDKQWTYTRDVLWQNARKSTMKKVDNQKKTGSAGGPEWKLNTLDNIVLDIIGRDSSVLTDLGVAETWSIEQDPPEQAEHSSFEVEVPADNVVAPAVPEATTTSAATASTSSASSTPFTATSTRARA
- the LOC111045589 gene encoding uncharacterized protein LOC111045589 isoform X1, yielding MSKSVFASNKILVLQQIREKKAVLFGKFSDEVCKAQKIDAWKEIHSLALGMGVVGPDKQWTYTRDVLWQNARKSTMKKVDNQKKTGSAGGPEWKLNTLDNIVLDIIGRDSSVLTDLGVAETWSIEQDPPEQAEHSSFEVEVPADNVVAPAVPEATTTSAATASTSSASSTPFTATSTRARASLVGRSRRRLTRISPLQRRRGYSPQDVEDAKDRRVFLQNSLLEHQVHHKKLQILKIEEELKLPHSIFTDELLTVEHEVIDSQEDLQ
- the LOC111059078 gene encoding putative nuclease HARBI1, whose translation is MDLLFSSSSEEDDQVQVARKRKNYRERINFNFDTIYEFNERFRLSPLKLEEILNEIGPIISHPTRRSYALSSKMQLCIALHWLGNGGQYHCIADAHGVSKASVCRSIRSVVEAVNVTLFTKVVDFPQEVATSCAAFYDVAGFPQVIGCIDGTLIPIDAPPEDEPAFVDRKGNHSINCMVVCGPNLEFYYVSAKWPGSVHDARVLRNSTLFQRFEGGWRPIQKSVILGDSGYPLLEWLMTPLLGNVEDNRAAAAYNRAHKKTRRLVENSLGILKEKFPCLNHLRVSPIYAGKIFKCCTALYNIAREEVNNLNEDEVEIEDGNAIDEHYENVGARYRQLELINYFGNAI